The following are encoded together in the Acidicapsa ligni genome:
- the nadB gene encoding L-aspartate oxidase yields MSVAEKVDFLIVGAGVAGLRAAVELAEYGQVLVVTKEALGESNTHYAQGGIAVAMSGEEDVSLHLDDTMNAGDGLVYRDAAEALVVEGPLRVEELIRWGAQFDREGGELMRTREGAHSLPRILHANGDATGAEISRSLLAHARQHPRITFADWTMVTELIVRDGRVIAADIFSRESVGGHRLRRVSARAVLLASGGAGQVYSDTTNPAVATGDGIAIAAQAGAELADMEFYQFHPTALSLPGVPRFLISEALRGEGAWLRNHRGERFMERYHPQLELAPRDVVARAITREGMGTVPGESFPVYLDMRHVQGLDLHQRFPGISRFLAEHGLDLHRDLIPVRPAAHYLMGGVRTDLSGRTSLTGLYAAGEVACTGVHGANRLASNSLLEGLVFGARAAQAILTDSLELESVEAVNIEAMDTRLTPPDANSIKAAILKLRSAMWQYAGLLRDEETLRAGIAAHEEIAAQLRDIAKPGQGSRSLFEAHALASVAQSILLSALARTESRGAHFRNDYPWRDDVNFQKHSIFSKSGQIAFEAW; encoded by the coding sequence ATGTCAGTGGCGGAAAAAGTCGATTTCCTGATTGTCGGAGCTGGTGTCGCCGGACTACGTGCGGCTGTGGAACTGGCTGAGTATGGCCAAGTGCTGGTAGTCACAAAAGAGGCTCTGGGCGAGTCAAACACGCACTATGCGCAGGGCGGCATCGCCGTGGCCATGTCAGGCGAAGAAGATGTAAGCCTGCACCTGGACGACACGATGAATGCAGGCGATGGGCTTGTATATCGTGACGCAGCAGAGGCGCTGGTTGTTGAGGGTCCGCTGCGCGTTGAGGAGCTGATTCGCTGGGGAGCACAGTTTGACCGCGAAGGCGGCGAACTGATGCGCACGCGTGAGGGCGCGCATAGTTTGCCGCGAATTCTACATGCGAATGGAGATGCAACCGGTGCGGAGATCAGCCGTTCGCTACTGGCACATGCTCGCCAGCATCCGCGGATTACCTTTGCAGACTGGACCATGGTCACGGAGCTAATTGTGCGGGATGGCCGCGTCATTGCTGCCGATATCTTCTCGCGTGAGAGCGTTGGCGGACATCGGTTGCGACGTGTAAGCGCGCGCGCAGTGCTGCTTGCCTCTGGCGGTGCCGGGCAGGTGTACAGCGATACCACCAATCCCGCCGTGGCTACCGGAGACGGCATCGCTATTGCTGCGCAGGCTGGTGCTGAGCTGGCTGACATGGAGTTTTACCAGTTTCACCCAACGGCCTTGTCCTTGCCGGGAGTGCCGCGTTTTCTGATCAGTGAGGCCTTGCGGGGTGAGGGAGCATGGCTGCGCAATCATCGCGGTGAGCGCTTCATGGAGCGTTATCATCCGCAGCTTGAGCTTGCCCCTCGCGATGTCGTGGCTCGCGCCATCACACGCGAAGGTATGGGTACGGTTCCGGGCGAGTCGTTCCCGGTTTATCTGGATATGCGTCATGTGCAGGGTTTGGATCTGCATCAACGCTTCCCAGGGATCAGCCGGTTTCTGGCTGAGCATGGGCTGGATCTGCATCGCGATCTAATTCCTGTTCGCCCAGCCGCGCATTACCTGATGGGCGGGGTTCGCACGGATCTCAGTGGACGTACTTCGCTGACGGGTCTTTATGCGGCCGGCGAGGTGGCTTGCACCGGCGTTCATGGAGCCAACCGTCTGGCTTCAAATTCGCTGCTTGAGGGCCTGGTCTTTGGAGCGCGGGCAGCGCAGGCGATTCTTACGGATAGCCTGGAGCTTGAATCTGTGGAAGCAGTGAATATAGAAGCGATGGATACACGTCTCACTCCTCCCGATGCGAACTCGATCAAGGCAGCAATCCTCAAGCTGCGAAGTGCGATGTGGCAGTATGCGGGGCTGCTCCGCGATGAAGAAACACTACGTGCAGGCATTGCAGCGCACGAGGAAATTGCTGCTCAACTTCGCGATATCGCAAAGCCAGGGCAGGGAAGCCGTTCCCTGTTTGAAGCGCATGCTCTCGCCTCAGTGGCGCAGTCAATTCTGTTGAGCGCTTTGGCTCGCACTGAGAGTCGCGGCGCACATTTTCGCAATGACTATCCCTGGCGCGACGATGTGAATTTTCAAAAGCATTCGATCTTTTCAAAATCCGGGCAGATTGCTTTTGAAGCCTGGTAG
- a CDS encoding TerC family protein, whose product MSVELRNNIAGAPLLWWIGFHVAVLALIVADALLPHSRRDKPRPRLSWMWSAFVALVAAGFAFWLNYEQGHQTALEFVSGYVIETSLSVDNLFVFLILFRGFGISYKQQHRALLWGVGGAILLRAVFIALGVSLLAHFAWVTYIFGAILLYASWRLLRGNTAGDAVPGWITNMQKGSVSLLPVILAVEATDLLFAIDSIPAVLAVSRDPFVVYTSNIAAILGLRSLYFALSSLLDRFHYLHYGLGALLAFVALKMLSAHWIEIPVVWSLAIMAAILGLCALASVFIPQSQHKSPAA is encoded by the coding sequence ATGTCTGTTGAGCTGAGAAACAATATCGCAGGCGCACCACTTCTCTGGTGGATTGGCTTTCACGTGGCCGTCCTGGCGCTCATCGTAGCCGATGCATTGCTGCCCCACAGCCGCCGGGACAAGCCGCGCCCAAGGCTCTCGTGGATGTGGAGCGCCTTTGTCGCGCTTGTCGCAGCAGGCTTTGCCTTCTGGCTCAACTATGAGCAGGGACATCAGACCGCACTCGAATTTGTCTCCGGCTATGTTATCGAGACATCGCTCAGCGTGGACAATCTTTTTGTCTTCCTGATTCTCTTTCGCGGCTTTGGTATCAGCTATAAACAGCAGCATCGTGCACTGCTATGGGGAGTAGGCGGCGCAATTCTGCTGCGCGCCGTGTTCATAGCGCTGGGTGTTTCTCTACTCGCTCATTTTGCGTGGGTGACGTATATCTTTGGAGCAATCCTGCTCTATGCGTCGTGGCGTCTGCTGCGCGGCAATACTGCGGGCGACGCTGTTCCGGGCTGGATCACCAACATGCAAAAGGGATCGGTCTCGCTCCTGCCTGTAATCCTCGCGGTTGAAGCTACTGACCTGCTCTTCGCCATCGATTCAATACCCGCAGTGCTTGCCGTCTCACGCGATCCATTCGTGGTCTACACCTCCAATATCGCGGCGATTCTCGGCTTGCGCTCGCTCTACTTCGCGCTGTCCAGCCTGCTCGATCGCTTTCACTATCTGCATTATGGCCTCGGCGCGCTGCTGGCATTTGTCGCGCTCAAGATGCTGTCAGCACATTGGATCGAGATCCCCGTGGTATGGTCGCTGGCGATCATGGCGGCGATATTGGGGCTATGCGCTCTCGCGTCCGTCTTCATACCGCAGAGCCAGCACAAGTCGCCAGCCGCATAA
- a CDS encoding M28 family peptidase — protein sequence MRFAQMVRAVALSLGLLPSLAFGQQHFRGDRALEITREFVAIGPRWVTSPGHLKAEQFLRNQFKAEAAKGQLEEDTFTANTPICPVPMRNFIVRFPGKKNGVIVLTTHYETNYPLRNIGFVGANDGGSTTGLLIEIANELRGKVSDGYSVWLVFFDGEEAINSWQGMDHTYGSRHLAAKWGQDGTLPRIKALMLADMLGDKDLDVEEESASTPWLVRLVGQAAKDTGHGGYFFANRGAVDDDHVAFLQRGVPSIDIIDIDYGPHTQALPDGYHHTAQDTMDKVSAHSLTIAGDVFLESIRLLNQR from the coding sequence ATGAGGTTTGCGCAGATGGTGAGAGCCGTCGCGCTTTCTCTCGGGCTGCTGCCATCTTTGGCGTTTGGTCAGCAGCATTTCCGTGGCGACCGGGCGCTGGAAATCACACGCGAGTTCGTCGCAATCGGGCCGCGCTGGGTGACAAGTCCAGGCCATCTCAAGGCTGAGCAGTTTCTGCGCAACCAGTTCAAGGCTGAGGCTGCGAAGGGGCAGCTTGAGGAAGATACCTTCACCGCGAACACGCCTATCTGTCCTGTTCCCATGCGCAACTTCATCGTGCGTTTTCCGGGTAAGAAAAACGGCGTGATCGTCCTCACCACGCACTATGAGACGAACTATCCGCTGAGAAATATCGGGTTCGTAGGAGCGAACGATGGCGGCTCTACAACAGGGCTACTCATCGAGATTGCCAACGAGCTGCGCGGCAAGGTGTCGGACGGCTACAGTGTCTGGCTGGTCTTCTTCGATGGGGAAGAAGCCATCAACTCCTGGCAGGGAATGGACCATACTTACGGCAGCCGTCATCTCGCCGCCAAGTGGGGGCAGGATGGCACACTGCCACGCATTAAAGCTTTGATGCTCGCCGATATGCTGGGCGATAAAGACCTTGATGTTGAAGAAGAAAGCGCGTCGACTCCGTGGCTCGTCCGCCTCGTTGGGCAGGCTGCAAAGGACACTGGGCACGGCGGATATTTTTTCGCGAATCGCGGAGCCGTCGATGACGATCACGTTGCATTTCTACAGCGAGGTGTGCCTTCGATCGACATAATCGATATCGATTACGGACCGCATACACAGGCGTTGCCCGATGGCTATCATCACACGGCACAAGACACGATGGACAAAGTCAGCGCTCATAGTTTGACGATCGCCGGAGATGTATTTCTTGAGAGCATACGCCTGCTGAATCAACGCTGA
- the tatC gene encoding twin-arginine translocase subunit TatC: MPDAPDVIDRAKAAVTERAELPGMSLFEHLDELRRRLIHVALYLVGGYIIALVFADRLYSLMQAPLSSIGIQLNFTHPADLVNLRYIQIPLVGGAIIASPFILYQVWLFIAPGLYQRERRFVVPFMASAIGLFASGAFLGYHYVFPGMLKFLILKLSGEMSIHPVISIEEYTSFFFSLILGMGATFELPVIIFFLAMFGIVSPRFLWKNMRYAILIIFIIVEIITPSPDIPTQFAFAVPMLLLYLLSIGVAWWVHPNRKKAKEKSA; this comes from the coding sequence ATGCCTGACGCTCCTGATGTAATCGATCGCGCCAAAGCCGCTGTCACCGAACGAGCCGAACTGCCCGGCATGAGCCTATTCGAGCACCTGGACGAACTGCGCCGTCGGCTCATCCATGTCGCACTCTACTTGGTTGGCGGCTATATCATCGCGCTGGTTTTTGCCGACAGGCTATACAGCCTGATGCAGGCTCCGCTATCCTCCATCGGCATCCAGTTAAACTTTACCCATCCTGCCGACCTGGTGAACCTGCGCTACATTCAAATCCCACTCGTGGGCGGAGCGATCATCGCATCGCCGTTCATCCTGTACCAGGTCTGGCTCTTCATTGCTCCGGGACTTTATCAGCGCGAGCGCCGCTTTGTTGTGCCCTTCATGGCGTCAGCTATTGGGTTGTTCGCTTCAGGCGCATTCCTGGGCTATCACTATGTTTTCCCTGGAATGCTCAAGTTTCTCATTCTCAAATTGAGCGGCGAGATGAGCATTCACCCGGTCATCAGCATAGAGGAGTACACCAGCTTTTTCTTCTCGCTGATCCTGGGCATGGGCGCTACCTTTGAACTGCCGGTGATCATCTTCTTCCTGGCCATGTTTGGCATTGTCAGCCCGCGCTTTCTGTGGAAGAACATGCGTTACGCGATCCTGATCATCTTCATCATTGTGGAGATCATCACGCCTTCGCCGGATATTCCGACGCAGTTCGCTTTTGCCGTGCCCATGTTGCTGCTGTACCTGCTGAGCATCGGCGTCGCATGGTGGGTCCATCCTAACCGGAAGAAGGCCAAGGAGAAGTCGGCATGA
- a CDS encoding twin-arginine translocase TatA/TatE family subunit yields MGLPPTIQVASIGIPDTMLLMLLALVVFGPRRLPEIGRQIGKLMYEFRKVSNDFKFQMEEELRASEEAERQQKLQAQTAQANTQINSQASTTLELNAPAQPTSDSAEISQSYTSPEILSASASEATPATDQAASETSQRPFHEEPHTFPSVMPPSTGEIVEAARPFRGRVPEAVEAPASTVNAEPASGLSAETTAVAATETPAGTEHEANHA; encoded by the coding sequence ATGGGACTTCCACCAACAATTCAAGTTGCAAGCATCGGCATTCCAGACACGATGCTGCTTATGCTGCTGGCGCTGGTCGTATTCGGCCCCAGGCGTCTGCCTGAAATTGGCCGCCAGATCGGCAAGCTGATGTACGAGTTCCGCAAGGTCTCGAACGACTTCAAGTTCCAGATGGAAGAGGAATTGCGAGCCAGCGAAGAGGCCGAGCGGCAGCAGAAGCTGCAGGCCCAGACTGCGCAGGCCAACACGCAAATCAACTCACAGGCCAGTACGACACTTGAGTTGAATGCGCCGGCTCAACCAACCTCAGACTCCGCGGAAATCTCGCAGTCATATACGTCTCCAGAGATATTGTCTGCCTCGGCTTCTGAGGCAACACCAGCGACAGATCAAGCCGCCTCAGAAACCAGCCAGAGGCCTTTCCATGAAGAACCGCACACCTTCCCTTCCGTGATGCCACCGTCGACAGGGGAAATCGTTGAGGCCGCACGACCGTTTCGGGGACGAGTTCCCGAAGCGGTAGAGGCTCCAGCTTCAACCGTCAATGCAGAGCCAGCCTCGGGATTGAGCGCAGAGACCACCGCAGTAGCAGCCACAGAAACCCCTGCGGGAACGGAGCACGAAGCCAATCATGCCTGA
- the nadA gene encoding quinolinate synthase NadA yields MVSVIEEVPAIELGTQESCSLENYLALPDHTMDDRIAAAREKLGSQVLLLGHHYQRDEVIRFADFTGDSYKLSKVAAETEAKYLIFCGVHFMAESADLLGRQDADGNTIQQVILPDLNAGCSMADMAEISQVEACWEQLEQMGLTDGLIPLTYMNSTAAIKAFCGERGGLVCTSSNARTAFEWAFARGKRILFLPDQHLGRNTGHAMSIGMDEMTVWDPWALQGGLTKDRYAGSKIILWKGHCSVHQRFLPSHVDDVRAKYPGIQVIVHPECRWEVCQKADALGSTERLIQLVEQAPSGAMFAIGTEIHLVNRLAKRFAAEGKRIITLDDSGCLCTTMYRISPQHLAWALENLLEGRVVNQIQVRKTVKHWARVALDRMLEIG; encoded by the coding sequence GTGGTTTCTGTTATTGAGGAAGTCCCTGCGATTGAATTGGGAACGCAGGAGAGTTGCAGTCTCGAGAATTACCTCGCGCTGCCCGATCACACCATGGATGACCGCATTGCTGCGGCTCGCGAAAAGCTGGGTTCGCAGGTACTCCTGCTCGGTCATCACTACCAGCGCGACGAAGTCATCCGCTTTGCTGACTTCACCGGCGACAGCTACAAGCTTTCAAAAGTTGCCGCCGAGACTGAGGCCAAATACCTCATCTTCTGCGGCGTACACTTCATGGCTGAGAGCGCCGACCTGCTCGGCCGCCAGGATGCCGACGGCAATACCATTCAGCAGGTGATTTTGCCTGATCTGAATGCAGGCTGCTCTATGGCGGACATGGCCGAGATTTCACAGGTGGAAGCCTGCTGGGAGCAACTGGAGCAGATGGGCCTTACCGACGGCCTCATCCCGCTTACCTACATGAACTCGACTGCGGCTATCAAGGCCTTTTGCGGTGAACGCGGCGGGTTGGTTTGTACATCTTCCAATGCCCGTACAGCTTTTGAATGGGCGTTTGCGCGCGGCAAGCGGATTCTCTTTCTCCCCGATCAGCACCTTGGTCGCAATACAGGCCATGCCATGAGCATCGGGATGGATGAAATGACAGTCTGGGATCCGTGGGCGTTGCAGGGTGGGCTGACGAAGGATCGTTATGCCGGATCAAAAATCATCCTCTGGAAAGGGCACTGCTCGGTTCATCAGCGGTTCCTGCCCAGCCATGTGGATGATGTTCGCGCCAAATATCCCGGCATTCAAGTCATCGTTCATCCGGAGTGCCGCTGGGAAGTTTGCCAGAAAGCGGACGCACTTGGCTCGACGGAACGGCTGATTCAGCTGGTAGAGCAGGCTCCGAGTGGGGCCATGTTTGCCATCGGAACAGAGATTCATCTCGTCAACCGGCTGGCAAAGCGCTTCGCGGCAGAAGGCAAACGAATCATCACTCTGGACGACTCCGGCTGCCTGTGTACGACGATGTATCGCATCAGCCCGCAGCATCTCGCCTGGGCTCTCGAAAACCTGCTCGAAGGCCGCGTTGTCAACCAGATTCAGGTGCGTAAGACCGTCAAGCACTGGGCTCGCGTTGCGCTCGACCGGATGCTTGAAATTGGTTAG
- a CDS encoding DUF2203 domain-containing protein, with amino-acid sequence MKTFTLDEAQSLLPVLESLLKRAIESKTAAEALESELSELSRRIFMSGGMHVDVNKVAARRTAMGTHENRARETVSEIDEIGVQLKDLDIGLLDFPCRVEDEIVLLCWKMGEESIDFWHTEEAGFRGRQPVDERFRRRANSGNRLN; translated from the coding sequence ATGAAGACTTTTACTCTCGACGAAGCTCAATCTCTCCTGCCAGTGCTGGAGTCGCTGTTGAAGCGCGCCATCGAAAGCAAAACAGCCGCCGAGGCGCTAGAGTCCGAACTGTCAGAACTCTCGCGTCGCATTTTTATGTCTGGTGGGATGCACGTGGACGTCAATAAAGTTGCTGCCCGCCGCACTGCTATGGGAACGCATGAAAATCGAGCTCGCGAGACCGTTTCCGAAATCGACGAGATCGGTGTGCAGTTAAAAGATCTGGACATCGGTTTGCTCGATTTTCCCTGCCGTGTCGAGGATGAAATCGTGCTTCTCTGCTGGAAGATGGGCGAAGAGTCGATCGATTTCTGGCATACGGAAGAGGCCGGTTTTCGTGGCCGCCAGCCGGTGGACGAGCGTTTTCGGCGCCGAGCCAATTCCGGCAATCGCTTGAACTAG
- a CDS encoding MFS transporter, with translation MLSEDVAIGRSAMHKATWRLIPLIAVGYGVAYMDRVNIGFAALQMNADLHFSNTVFGIGAGIFFLSYAVCEIPSNLLLYRFGARRWLSRIMLTWGLLAVTMMFVRTPFQFYAVRFLLGVAEAGFFPGVLYYLTQWFPTNIRARAISRFYVSLPLSAVIMGAVAGALLNLQGKMGLRGWQWLFLVEGTPAVLLSAVFLKYLPDSPRNAHWLTAPERSWIENQLASDGSALPGSHATGVGSALRDIRVWLFGLTQLLMLGVNYGYTFSLPAIVKNATAFNNSKVGYIVSGIGLLGAIGMIFNAWFSDRTGKSYLHIIVPSLFESACLLVVAITLKPWIAIPVLALMFFAHNAIQGPLLALPSTFLKGKGAATGLATINMVGMLGGVIYPPFIGWIRDRTGDYQSGLGVLSLTMLAATGVVFVLRSLASRSILKAAKNVHS, from the coding sequence ATGCTAAGTGAGGATGTTGCGATTGGCCGCTCCGCCATGCACAAGGCTACTTGGCGGCTGATTCCGCTGATCGCCGTCGGTTACGGCGTCGCTTACATGGACCGCGTCAACATCGGCTTTGCGGCTCTGCAAATGAATGCCGATCTCCACTTCAGTAATACCGTCTTCGGCATCGGCGCGGGCATCTTCTTCCTCAGCTACGCAGTCTGCGAAATCCCCTCTAACCTGCTGCTTTACCGATTCGGCGCACGCCGCTGGCTTTCGCGCATCATGCTCACCTGGGGCCTGCTGGCTGTTACCATGATGTTCGTTCGCACGCCGTTTCAGTTCTATGCCGTTCGTTTTCTGCTGGGCGTAGCCGAGGCGGGATTTTTCCCCGGCGTTCTCTACTACCTGACGCAATGGTTCCCGACCAATATCCGTGCTCGAGCCATCAGCCGCTTCTATGTTTCGCTTCCTCTCAGTGCCGTCATTATGGGAGCAGTCGCAGGGGCGCTCCTTAACCTGCAAGGCAAGATGGGGCTCCGAGGTTGGCAGTGGCTTTTCCTGGTGGAAGGCACGCCTGCTGTCCTCCTCAGCGCAGTATTTTTGAAATACCTGCCGGACTCGCCCAGGAATGCGCATTGGCTCACCGCGCCTGAGCGATCATGGATAGAAAACCAGCTTGCCTCCGATGGATCCGCGCTCCCCGGAAGCCACGCTACTGGTGTTGGCTCTGCCCTGCGGGACATCCGCGTCTGGCTCTTCGGTCTAACCCAGCTGCTCATGCTCGGTGTGAACTACGGCTATACGTTCTCCCTGCCCGCCATCGTCAAGAACGCCACTGCCTTCAACAATTCAAAAGTCGGCTACATCGTCTCCGGCATAGGGCTTCTCGGAGCCATCGGCATGATCTTCAACGCCTGGTTCTCAGATCGAACGGGCAAAAGCTACCTCCATATCATTGTTCCTAGTCTGTTCGAATCCGCCTGCCTGCTGGTTGTCGCAATCACGTTGAAACCGTGGATAGCAATTCCTGTCCTGGCGCTCATGTTCTTTGCTCACAATGCGATTCAGGGGCCGCTTTTGGCTCTTCCAAGCACGTTTCTCAAGGGCAAGGGCGCAGCTACCGGTCTTGCTACCATCAATATGGTGGGAATGCTTGGAGGGGTGATCTACCCTCCCTTCATTGGCTGGATTCGGGATCGCACCGGGGACTATCAGAGTGGTCTTGGTGTTCTCTCTCTCACCATGCTTGCGGCTACCGGAGTCGTGTTTGTGCTCCGCTCGCTAGCCAGTCGATCTATCTTAAAGGCAGCCAAAAATGTACATTCCTGA
- a CDS encoding ornithine cyclodeaminase family protein — MYIPEDKIRDVLTYESLIPVIRQALMDYSAGAVDQPPRSVLRVKDQQGEPSGWFAVMPAIAGEVMGVKTVTFFPGNSSSGLHTHMAIIELLRRSTGEPLAVMDGRLITEMRTAAVSAVAVEALAQPGAKTLGILGSGVQARSHIEALRLVWPAFREAGSIRIWSRNPQKAAVLAEETGAVAVAIEEASACDVVVTVTSATEPVLLGKWLSPQSLVVAVGAVGAQLRELDDEVMTGHLIAESRQGVERESGDAILSRAEVQAELGEVLAGKATLPASGRRVFKSVGMAIEDITAARLVWSLLESN, encoded by the coding sequence ATGTACATTCCTGAAGATAAAATCCGCGACGTTCTTACTTACGAATCTCTCATTCCCGTCATCCGTCAGGCTCTAATGGACTATTCCGCAGGAGCGGTCGATCAGCCGCCGCGCAGCGTACTGCGTGTGAAAGATCAGCAGGGCGAACCATCCGGATGGTTCGCTGTAATGCCCGCGATTGCAGGCGAAGTGATGGGCGTAAAGACCGTCACGTTTTTCCCCGGTAACTCCAGCTCGGGACTGCATACGCACATGGCTATCATCGAACTGTTGCGCCGTTCGACAGGCGAACCGCTCGCGGTCATGGATGGCCGCCTGATTACAGAGATGCGCACCGCAGCTGTCTCGGCAGTGGCGGTTGAAGCCCTGGCCCAACCCGGTGCAAAGACTCTGGGTATCCTGGGCAGTGGAGTGCAGGCGCGCTCGCATATTGAGGCGCTACGGCTGGTGTGGCCTGCCTTTCGCGAGGCGGGAAGCATCCGCATCTGGAGCCGCAATCCGCAAAAAGCTGCCGTGCTTGCAGAAGAGACTGGCGCAGTTGCAGTCGCAATCGAAGAAGCCTCAGCCTGCGACGTAGTAGTCACTGTAACCAGCGCAACCGAGCCGGTCCTGCTGGGGAAATGGCTTTCGCCCCAGTCGCTGGTTGTTGCCGTAGGTGCGGTAGGCGCGCAATTACGCGAACTGGATGATGAAGTTATGACCGGCCACCTTATCGCCGAATCGCGCCAGGGCGTCGAGCGGGAATCAGGCGATGCGATTCTTTCTCGCGCAGAGGTTCAGGCAGAGTTGGGCGAGGTACTCGCAGGGAAAGCCACGTTGCCAGCCAGCGGACGCCGCGTCTTCAAATCGGTCGGAATGGCCATAGAAGACATTACGGCAGCGCGGCTGGTGTGGTCACTGCTCGAATCAAACTAG
- a CDS encoding YncE family protein, translated as MKKLTNFYVVLFSGACCLFVTLPSLAQSAMAGKSGPTLLVANQADQDLSLIDPVTAQQVATIPEGGITGHEVAVYPAGHIAFVPIYGNSGVGKPGTDGQIIDIIDIPSRKVVSKIDFGHGVRPHCAIYEPVSGLLYVTTELDKSVSIIDPRSLKVVGSIPTSQTESHMLAISHDGLRGYTANVGPGTVSVLDMKARKTLTVIPISSQTQRISISKDDSMVFTSDQSKPQLAVIDTRTNKVKSWVPLPGLGYGTASTNDGRSLLITIPTLNEICVLDLATMKITHSIEVGKHPTEILVRPDGRTAYVSSPDGKVAAIDVAQWKVQSLIDAGKGADGLAWAK; from the coding sequence GTGAAAAAACTGACGAATTTCTATGTTGTTCTGTTCTCAGGCGCTTGCTGCCTGTTTGTCACGCTTCCCTCTCTGGCTCAGTCTGCAATGGCTGGGAAATCGGGGCCAACCCTGCTAGTGGCGAATCAGGCCGATCAGGATCTTAGCCTTATCGATCCTGTGACGGCACAGCAGGTTGCGACTATTCCCGAGGGCGGAATTACGGGCCACGAAGTTGCGGTATATCCTGCCGGACACATCGCGTTTGTACCTATTTATGGGAACTCAGGCGTGGGCAAGCCGGGCACGGATGGTCAGATAATCGACATCATCGATATTCCCAGCCGCAAGGTAGTCAGCAAAATAGATTTCGGTCATGGGGTGCGCCCGCACTGCGCGATTTACGAGCCGGTCAGCGGGTTGTTGTATGTCACTACGGAACTCGACAAGAGCGTCTCGATCATCGATCCGCGGAGCTTGAAGGTTGTAGGCTCGATCCCGACCTCGCAGACTGAGTCCCATATGCTGGCGATTTCGCACGACGGCCTGCGCGGATACACGGCAAATGTCGGCCCCGGCACCGTCTCTGTACTGGATATGAAGGCGCGAAAGACGCTGACGGTCATTCCGATTTCCAGCCAGACGCAGCGCATTTCCATCTCGAAGGACGACAGCATGGTCTTTACTTCCGACCAGTCCAAGCCGCAACTGGCGGTAATCGACACGAGAACGAACAAGGTCAAGAGCTGGGTTCCGTTGCCTGGACTGGGGTATGGCACTGCATCCACCAACGATGGGCGCTCGCTGCTGATCACCATTCCAACCTTGAATGAGATATGCGTGCTCGACCTGGCGACGATGAAGATCACTCACAGCATTGAAGTCGGCAAGCACCCTACTGAAATTCTGGTTCGGCCGGACGGCAGGACTGCTTACGTGTCCAGCCCGGACGGCAAGGTGGCAGCAATCGACGTCGCGCAGTGGAAGGTGCAATCCCTCATCGACGCAGGCAAGGGCGCAGACGGTCTTGCCTGGGCAAAATAA
- a CDS encoding Fur family transcriptional regulator: MTNASAIVFRDLCNQQGLAVTHQRQVIYEVMQSMPGHPSPEEVFVQVKELVPAISLATVYKNIHIFLTSGILREVSPHHGSLRVEMNSHPHHHLVCTQCRSIQDISEAELLEFSGCRPAESTLPGGFLAQRLSVDVLGLCSRCQQSASSH; this comes from the coding sequence GTGACCAATGCATCTGCAATCGTTTTTCGCGACCTCTGCAATCAGCAGGGGCTTGCGGTGACGCATCAGCGGCAGGTGATTTACGAAGTCATGCAGTCGATGCCCGGTCACCCCAGCCCGGAAGAGGTTTTTGTCCAGGTGAAGGAATTAGTACCGGCAATCTCGCTGGCTACCGTCTATAAAAACATCCACATCTTTTTGACCAGCGGTATTCTGCGCGAGGTGAGCCCGCATCACGGTTCGCTGCGCGTGGAGATGAACAGTCATCCGCATCATCACCTGGTCTGTACGCAGTGCCGCAGTATTCAGGACATCAGCGAAGCCGAATTACTCGAATTCAGTGGCTGCCGCCCTGCGGAAAGCACCCTGCCTGGAGGTTTTCTGGCGCAGCGTCTTTCCGTCGATGTACTGGGGCTTTGCTCCCGATGCC